A genomic region of Mesobacillus jeotgali contains the following coding sequences:
- a CDS encoding YhcN/YlaJ family sporulation lipoprotein, translating to MIRLVAAISFVLLLTACNGQNKANKADEDHKVKVQNSAIKEVDRQSGQEISRHLVNLTTHIPNVDDAAAVVVGRYAIVGIDVNDKMERSEVDTVKYTVAEALKKDPHGARAVVVADPDITARLREISEDIQNGQPIQGIMNELSDITGRVMPEVPADMIEPQNESPTEDPKKKLNEDEQKQLEKDQEQQSNYHK from the coding sequence ATGATAAGATTGGTTGCTGCAATCTCGTTTGTATTGTTATTGACTGCTTGCAATGGACAAAACAAAGCAAATAAAGCTGACGAAGATCACAAGGTCAAGGTCCAGAATAGTGCGATCAAGGAAGTTGACCGCCAGTCTGGCCAGGAGATTTCCCGACATCTTGTGAACTTGACCACTCACATCCCTAATGTTGATGATGCTGCGGCTGTTGTGGTTGGTCGCTATGCTATTGTGGGTATCGACGTAAATGACAAAATGGAGAGGTCTGAGGTAGATACTGTTAAATATACGGTTGCAGAAGCCTTAAAAAAAGACCCTCACGGTGCACGTGCAGTAGTGGTTGCCGATCCTGATATCACAGCGAGGTTAAGGGAGATTTCTGAAGATATACAAAACGGCCAGCCAATTCAGGGGATTATGAACGAACTTTCAGATATAACCGGAAGAGTCATGCCCGAGGTTCCCGCAGACATGATTGAACCGCAGAATGAGAGTCCTACAGAAGATCCAAAAAAGAAGCTTAATGAAGATGAACAGAAACAGTTAGAGAAGGACCAGGAGCAACAATCTAACTATCATAAATAA
- a CDS encoding PhoH family protein: MSKIYVLDTNVLLQDPHAIFSFQDNEVVIPAVVLEEVDSKKRYMDEIGRNARQVSRLIDGMRETGKLHEKINLEGGGTLRIELNHRSFHQLQEIFVEKTNDNRILAVAKNLSLEEETKEDGRPVILVSKDALVRVKADAIGLIAEDFLSDRVVEINHLYSGYAEVYIPIEELNRFYEKGELNISDLKGQNFFYPNQFVIMKDILGSSASAIGMVDTKNKKVKKLVFEHEGKHTWGIKPRNVQQIMAMELLLRQDMPLITLIGRAGTGKTLLALASGLLQTEDMGIFKKLLVARPIVPVGKDLGFLPGEKQEKLRPWMQPIYDNLEFLFNTKKPGELDAILAGMGSIEVEALTYIRGRSIPDQYIIIDEAQNLTKHEIKTILTRVGERSKIVLMGDPDQIDHPYLDAYNNGLTYVVEKFKDQQIAGHVQLVKGERSSLAQLAADLLN, encoded by the coding sequence TTGAGTAAAATATACGTACTGGATACAAACGTCTTACTACAGGATCCGCACGCGATTTTTTCCTTTCAAGACAATGAAGTTGTCATACCTGCTGTAGTTCTGGAGGAAGTGGATTCAAAGAAAAGATATATGGATGAGATTGGGCGCAATGCGCGCCAGGTTTCAAGGCTCATAGACGGAATGAGGGAGACAGGGAAGCTGCATGAGAAAATCAACCTTGAAGGTGGAGGGACGCTCAGGATTGAGCTGAACCATCGATCCTTCCATCAACTTCAGGAAATCTTTGTTGAAAAAACAAATGACAATCGAATACTGGCGGTTGCTAAAAACTTAAGTCTTGAAGAAGAAACGAAGGAAGATGGTCGTCCAGTTATCCTTGTCAGTAAGGACGCACTTGTCCGAGTAAAAGCAGATGCAATCGGACTGATCGCTGAAGATTTTTTAAGCGACAGGGTTGTGGAAATTAATCATCTGTATTCTGGCTATGCAGAAGTGTATATACCGATAGAGGAATTAAATCGTTTTTATGAAAAAGGAGAACTTAACATTTCTGATTTAAAGGGGCAAAACTTCTTTTACCCAAATCAGTTCGTAATCATGAAGGACATTCTCGGCAGTTCTGCTTCCGCAATAGGTATGGTTGATACAAAAAATAAAAAAGTGAAAAAGCTTGTTTTTGAACATGAGGGCAAACATACATGGGGAATCAAGCCAAGAAATGTTCAACAAATAATGGCGATGGAACTGCTTCTGCGACAAGACATGCCTTTAATCACATTGATAGGGCGTGCAGGTACTGGAAAGACATTGCTCGCCCTGGCATCAGGTCTGCTGCAGACTGAGGACATGGGGATTTTTAAAAAGCTGCTTGTAGCAAGGCCGATTGTGCCAGTAGGTAAAGATTTGGGCTTTTTGCCTGGCGAAAAGCAGGAAAAGCTCAGACCATGGATGCAGCCTATTTATGATAACCTTGAATTTCTTTTCAATACCAAAAAACCGGGAGAACTTGATGCCATACTGGCAGGGATGGGTTCAATCGAGGTAGAAGCATTAACATATATAAGGGGAAGGAGCATTCCGGACCAATACATCATCATTGATGAAGCGCAGAACCTGACAAAGCATGAGATTAAAACAATTCTGACGAGGGTAGGGGAGCGCAGTAAAATTGTCTTGATGGGTGACCCTGACCAGATTGACCACCCATACCTGGATGCCTATAATAATGGGTTGACCTATGTGGTTGAAAAGTTCAAAGACCAGCAAATCGCGGGTCATGTCCAGCTCGTTAAAGGAGAACGGTCATCTCTTGCCCAGCTCGCAGCCGATCTTTTAAATTAG
- a CDS encoding YlaN family protein, producing the protein MASDMIINHQEKAHALLKADADKILKLIKVQMDNLTMPQCPLYEEVLDTQMFGLSREIDFAVRLGLIEESDGKVILDQLEQELSILHEASLKK; encoded by the coding sequence TTGGCGTCTGATATGATAATCAACCATCAGGAAAAAGCCCATGCCTTGTTAAAGGCTGACGCTGATAAAATTTTAAAGCTGATCAAAGTGCAAATGGATAACCTGACAATGCCTCAATGCCCTCTTTATGAAGAGGTTTTAGATACGCAAATGTTTGGATTATCAAGAGAGATAGATTTTGCAGTAAGACTCGGCTTAATCGAAGAATCAGATGGGAAAGTAATTCTCGACCAGTTGGAGCAAGAGCTTTCCATACTGCATGAAGCTTCGTTAAAAAAATAA
- a CDS encoding FtsW/RodA/SpoVE family cell cycle protein: MLKKILKSYDYSLIIVVALLCLFGLVMVYSASMVTWHGVDSDFFYEKQKFNLLAAMVVFILAALFPYKAMKSTKILLPMVVLTLSGLLILFVVGKVAGNALSWIEVGARSIQPSELAKLSVIIYLSAVYAKKQSYINEFNRGVLPPLLFLVMVFFLVAAQPDFGTAGIIMLIAAAIILASGMNFKNIMKLVMIVMILLVPVSLILKDEVFSERRLERLTSYSNPFDDEQKSGYQLANAYYAIGSGGLTGLGLGQSNQKLGYLPEAHTDFIIAVISEELGIFGVGFVLLSLAFIVLKGIHIGLKCKDPFGSLLAIGIASMIGIQSFVNLGGASGVIPLTGVPLPFVSYGGSSLLQLAIATGILVNVSMFVKYEEKYKKDKTAQPKPSKAVVSQNSFKFRS, encoded by the coding sequence ATGTTAAAAAAAATACTGAAATCCTATGACTATTCATTGATCATTGTTGTTGCGCTCTTGTGCTTGTTCGGCCTTGTCATGGTATACAGTGCTAGCATGGTCACTTGGCATGGAGTAGATAGCGATTTCTTTTACGAAAAACAGAAATTCAATTTATTAGCGGCTATGGTTGTATTTATTTTAGCGGCTTTATTTCCATACAAAGCAATGAAAAGCACCAAAATCTTACTCCCTATGGTGGTATTAACCCTATCAGGCTTGCTGATATTATTCGTCGTCGGTAAAGTAGCGGGTAACGCCTTGAGCTGGATAGAAGTAGGAGCTAGAAGCATTCAGCCATCCGAGCTTGCAAAACTGAGTGTCATTATATACTTATCAGCTGTGTATGCAAAAAAACAATCATACATAAATGAATTTAACAGAGGTGTGCTACCGCCTTTGCTATTCCTGGTGATGGTATTTTTCCTGGTCGCTGCTCAGCCGGACTTTGGCACTGCAGGGATTATCATGCTAATTGCTGCAGCTATCATTTTAGCTTCAGGTATGAACTTTAAAAATATCATGAAACTGGTTATGATTGTTATGATTTTGTTAGTGCCCGTATCGCTTATACTAAAAGACGAAGTATTTTCAGAAAGGCGTCTTGAACGTCTTACGTCGTATAGCAATCCTTTCGATGATGAACAAAAATCGGGTTATCAATTAGCAAATGCCTATTATGCAATTGGTTCAGGTGGATTGACAGGACTAGGATTGGGACAAAGTAATCAAAAATTGGGGTATTTACCTGAAGCCCACACAGACTTCATTATCGCAGTCATCTCTGAGGAGTTGGGGATTTTTGGTGTAGGGTTTGTGTTGTTGAGTCTGGCATTCATCGTTTTAAAGGGTATTCATATAGGTTTAAAGTGCAAGGATCCTTTTGGCAGTTTGCTTGCAATAGGGATTGCCAGTATGATTGGCATTCAGTCGTTTGTCAATCTTGGTGGAGCTTCAGGGGTTATTCCTCTGACAGGGGTTCCTTTGCCTTTTGTGAGTTATGGCGGCTCATCATTGCTGCAGCTCGCGATTGCCACCGGGATATTGGTGAATGTTTCGATGTTTGTAAAATATGAAGAGAAGTATAAGAAGGACAAAACAGCCCAGCCTAAGCCTTCAAAAGCTGTTGTAAGCCAAAATTCGTTCAAGTTCAGGTCGTAA